The following proteins are co-located in the Dehalococcoides mccartyi 195 genome:
- a CDS encoding response regulator transcription factor → MNILIVEDNDAAASTISSILRLSYHDAKITVCRTGYEAVESVNSDKADLVLLDLGLPDMNGLKVLDEIHPITGAPIIVVTACEDEENVLKALEQGADEYITKPFRHLEFLARVKKALSKNISQNTAIIKSGDITIDCAKHELSFRNDRVFLTRVETMIMSLLLQRNGQIVDYRDISDALWGHAYPGSDESIRVYISRLRLKIEKNLKAGCIIKNEAGIGYRLSLAE, encoded by the coding sequence ATGAACATTCTAATAGTTGAAGATAATGACGCGGCTGCCTCAACCATAAGCTCTATCTTAAGACTATCTTACCATGACGCCAAAATTACTGTTTGCCGTACCGGTTATGAGGCGGTAGAAAGCGTAAACTCCGACAAGGCTGACTTGGTTCTGCTGGACCTGGGGCTGCCGGATATGAACGGCCTGAAGGTTCTGGACGAAATACACCCGATTACCGGTGCCCCTATTATTGTGGTCACCGCCTGTGAAGACGAGGAAAATGTTTTAAAAGCTCTGGAACAAGGAGCAGACGAATATATTACTAAACCATTCCGCCATCTTGAATTTCTGGCCAGAGTTAAAAAAGCCTTATCTAAAAATATCAGCCAAAATACGGCCATAATAAAATCCGGGGATATTACCATTGACTGTGCCAAGCATGAACTTTCGTTCCGGAATGACCGGGTATTCCTGACCAGAGTAGAAACCATGATTATGAGCCTGCTGCTGCAGAGGAACGGGCAGATAGTGGACTACCGGGATATATCTGATGCCCTCTGGGGGCACGCCTACCCCGGTTCAGATGAAAGCATACGGGTTTACATATCCCGGTTGCGCCTGAAGATAGAAAAAAACCTGAAGGCCGGGTGCATAATCAAAAACGAGGCCGGCATAGGATACCGGCTGTCCCTGGCCGAATAA
- a CDS encoding DEAD/DEAH box helicase has translation MSFESFNFAPAVMAGVRACGYQEPTPIQAQAIPPILEGHDVIGLAQTGTGKTAAYALPVIQKMLSTPRGRVRTLVLAPTRELACQIAESFRSLGQRARIRECSIYGGVNMDQQIRRLRSGVDVVVACPGRLLDHIWRGTIDICGVETLIIDEADRMFDMGFQPDIQSILKCLVQPHQTLLFSATMPPEVRKLTLETQTNPVTIQIGTQAPASSVSHSVYPVKNHQKTPLLIEILKTTETKSVLIFARTKYGAENLADEISRAGFTTASLQGNLSQNRRHAVMEGFRRGNFKILVATDIAARGLDIDHISHVINYDMPDTPEDYTHRIGRTGRFDRTGQALSLVTGRDGDMVRDIQKLINSPIQRLRVDGFDYATTRNDGQNHSQRRGFAPRRGYSAEGYNRSEMPAAETSPNSLTAEMPSGNVRPFSQAVRSGRPADSAPRFRREGYSAPRFGGRPSFEDAPMAAKPVARFNARPAFRKEDDAQAAAKAYPSFGRETGVTSAENTRSVSENPEQFSSRRPARFNGKASFANRPARPGNKVGKPPFFRRSKPPVSENNPTY, from the coding sequence ATGTCTTTCGAATCTTTCAATTTTGCTCCGGCTGTTATGGCCGGGGTCAGGGCTTGCGGTTATCAAGAGCCCACCCCCATTCAGGCCCAGGCTATTCCCCCTATTTTAGAGGGGCATGATGTTATTGGTCTGGCCCAAACAGGTACTGGCAAAACCGCGGCTTATGCTTTACCCGTTATCCAGAAAATGCTTTCTACCCCCAGGGGGCGGGTACGTACTTTGGTGCTGGCGCCTACCAGAGAGCTGGCCTGCCAGATTGCTGAGAGCTTCCGCTCGCTGGGTCAGCGCGCCCGCATCCGGGAGTGCTCTATCTACGGCGGGGTTAATATGGACCAGCAAATCCGCCGCTTACGGAGCGGGGTAGATGTGGTAGTGGCTTGCCCCGGCAGGCTTTTAGACCATATCTGGCGGGGAACTATTGATATTTGCGGGGTGGAGACCCTGATTATAGACGAGGCTGACCGCATGTTTGATATGGGTTTCCAGCCGGATATCCAGAGTATTTTGAAATGTCTGGTTCAGCCGCATCAGACCCTTTTATTTTCAGCCACCATGCCGCCGGAAGTCCGCAAGCTGACCTTGGAAACCCAGACTAATCCGGTAACTATCCAGATTGGTACTCAGGCTCCGGCAAGCAGTGTCAGCCACAGTGTTTATCCGGTGAAAAACCATCAGAAAACCCCTTTGCTGATTGAAATTCTGAAAACAACGGAAACCAAGTCTGTTTTGATATTTGCCCGCACCAAGTACGGGGCGGAAAACCTGGCTGATGAAATATCCAGAGCCGGTTTTACTACTGCATCTTTGCAGGGCAATCTTTCCCAAAACCGCCGCCATGCCGTCATGGAAGGCTTCCGCCGGGGGAATTTTAAAATTCTGGTGGCTACCGATATTGCCGCCAGGGGTCTGGATATTGACCATATTTCCCACGTGATAAATTATGATATGCCGGATACCCCTGAAGATTATACTCACCGTATCGGACGGACCGGGCGTTTTGACCGCACCGGGCAGGCCCTCAGCCTGGTGACCGGGCGTGATGGTGATATGGTAAGGGATATTCAAAAACTGATAAACAGCCCAATCCAGCGCCTCCGGGTTGATGGGTTTGATTATGCCACCACCCGTAATGACGGGCAGAACCATTCGCAGCGCCGGGGCTTTGCTCCCCGCCGGGGTTATTCGGCTGAGGGTTATAACCGCTCTGAAATGCCTGCAGCTGAAACTTCACCAAATAGTCTTACGGCTGAAATGCCCTCAGGCAATGTCAGGCCGTTTAGTCAGGCTGTCCGTTCCGGACGCCCGGCTGATTCCGCCCCCCGTTTCCGCCGGGAAGGGTACTCTGCCCCCCGCTTTGGGGGACGCCCTTCGTTTGAGGATGCCCCTATGGCAGCTAAGCCTGTAGCCAGGTTTAATGCCCGTCCTGCTTTCAGGAAAGAGGATGATGCTCAAGCTGCGGCTAAAGCCTACCCTTCATTTGGCAGGGAAACCGGAGTGACTTCGGCTGAAAATACCCGGTCTGTTTCTGAAAACCCGGAGCAGTTTTCAAGCCGCCGTCCGGCCCGCTTTAACGGCAAAGCTTCTTTTGCAAACCGCCCGGCCCGGCCGGGGAATAAAGTGGGAAAACCGCCCTTCTTCAGGCGTTCAAAACCGCCTGTTTCAGAGAACAACCCAACTTATTAG
- a CDS encoding sensor histidine kinase, whose translation MKTENNKVGIVTCVSMSNFVKNWAQHRNLDVRIYPITNFCFYSVKIEMLSYYIERAILENGYCILNYGMCNESISQLKDHYAGRLSVVELDNCYEAAIGTAIYQERIEQGHIFRNPTTMTCWQNMPTLEVMQPVETGLYPAPITFILENGEEEKAASYVNKLKSVTALDYSVEVLNPQPHFLEDKLDQAYAKIQLASYEEDATRRLIFPFSFHNSDEYLYILDKHDNLVFSPYVAPTTPNQICEKLLEFILGHQTDSSFKVIDFDCLLKQRGLYLDKCKRFANRSSLTTEYEIIQDGQSTWIKEILWVSYDDSCSISSICGRMEDITKVKTSEKSIAESYTKECLLRQALQDETKKRQAHLKALVHEIRTPLTPLLAASDALVNVSEKGTELYNLASSIREGAETLNNRIHDLIELERGKIGMLKLKMAQYSVEDILDELQMRYTPIFQKQHKHLTFCDETPKAYIYCDKERLLQILTNLIDNALKYTKAEDSVSVAAGVEKGFLRFRVTDSGAGVSACMIPDLFTEYGKLSGGNNLSGLGLGLPIAKLYVEAHGGQITYNPAEPKGSEFAFTIPLKTISENELSDLRIVNEHSNS comes from the coding sequence ATGAAGACTGAAAATAACAAGGTTGGAATAGTCACCTGCGTGAGCATGAGTAACTTCGTGAAAAACTGGGCTCAGCACAGGAATCTGGACGTACGTATTTACCCCATAACCAATTTCTGCTTTTACAGTGTAAAAATAGAGATGCTCTCTTATTATATTGAAAGGGCAATTCTGGAAAACGGCTACTGCATTTTAAACTATGGTATGTGCAACGAATCTATCAGCCAGCTTAAAGACCATTATGCCGGCAGGTTATCCGTAGTAGAGCTGGACAATTGTTACGAAGCAGCCATAGGCACAGCTATCTACCAGGAACGGATAGAACAGGGGCATATCTTCCGCAATCCTACCACTATGACCTGCTGGCAGAATATGCCCACCCTGGAGGTTATGCAACCGGTTGAAACGGGTCTCTACCCTGCCCCCATAACCTTTATTCTGGAAAATGGCGAAGAAGAAAAAGCCGCTAGTTATGTAAACAAACTTAAAAGTGTTACCGCTCTTGACTACTCGGTGGAGGTACTTAACCCCCAGCCCCACTTTTTAGAAGATAAACTTGACCAGGCTTATGCCAAGATACAGCTTGCCAGTTATGAAGAAGACGCAACCCGCCGGCTGATTTTCCCGTTCTCTTTCCACAATTCAGATGAATACCTGTACATTCTGGATAAACATGACAATCTGGTATTCAGCCCGTATGTCGCCCCCACCACCCCCAACCAGATATGCGAAAAGCTGCTGGAATTTATCCTGGGACATCAGACTGACAGCAGTTTTAAGGTAATAGACTTTGACTGCCTGCTGAAACAACGGGGACTGTATCTGGACAAATGCAAACGCTTTGCCAACCGCTCTTCTTTGACCACTGAGTACGAGATTATTCAGGACGGCCAATCCACCTGGATAAAAGAGATACTCTGGGTATCTTATGATGATAGCTGCTCTATATCCAGCATCTGCGGGCGGATGGAAGATATTACCAAGGTAAAGACCTCCGAAAAATCTATAGCCGAAAGCTATACCAAAGAATGCCTGCTCAGACAGGCTTTACAGGACGAAACCAAGAAACGGCAAGCCCACCTTAAGGCACTGGTGCATGAAATCAGAACCCCCCTGACCCCGCTGCTGGCCGCCAGCGACGCTCTGGTAAATGTATCTGAAAAAGGCACCGAACTGTATAATCTGGCCAGCAGTATCCGCGAAGGGGCAGAGACTTTAAACAACCGCATTCACGATTTGATTGAACTTGAACGCGGCAAAATAGGCATGCTGAAACTGAAAATGGCCCAGTATTCCGTTGAGGATATCCTGGACGAACTGCAAATGCGTTATACGCCCATCTTTCAAAAACAGCATAAACACCTTACCTTTTGTGATGAAACACCTAAGGCTTATATATATTGTGACAAGGAACGCCTGCTGCAGATACTGACCAACCTGATAGACAACGCCTTAAAGTATACCAAGGCAGAGGACAGCGTATCAGTTGCCGCCGGGGTAGAAAAAGGATTTTTACGTTTCAGGGTAACTGACAGCGGTGCGGGCGTATCCGCCTGCATGATTCCCGACCTTTTTACCGAATACGGCAAACTCAGCGGCGGGAATAACCTCAGCGGTCTGGGACTAGGGCTGCCTATTGCCAAACTCTATGTTGAAGCCCATGGCGGCCAGATTACTTATAACCCGGCAGAACCTAAAGGCAGCGAATTTGCTTTCACCATACCTCTTAAAACCATATCCGAAAACGAACTTTCTGACCTCAGGATAGTAAATGAACATTCTAATAGTTGA
- a CDS encoding reductive dehalogenase → MDGKINRRDFVKGAGIASAATVATIMATASTVSAEELVNPSIKAMDEMGSASLTRDLPESFYKRIENKDGYIGTTRVIAPTQRLDAREHGFSQIVRRGSTGDWSGEPGDWGPVLFAAVQEKKKHAAEITPLEAADYTWSNAFQIAMDRWHITLEPGRYQQAPIAATKVELSPEEMTARIKKICRWFGCEQVGICEVTEDMKPFFYSVGRTKGTYTTGHANYVDEGREIPWPYPYKYCIVMADKCDTDTLSAMTGPLVEASAKIACSQSDFAPHYLESIIRSLGHDAKANIFSDTDIMDTPFAVKAGLGELGRSGLVISPWGAQMRIMEVFTNLPLVPDKPIDFGLQEFCKVCKKCADNCPASAISMDDEPSEVDTVVKSIRWFQDGKKCLSQRLAYGCSKCQSVCPWSKPDTLIHEIGRMVGQNPAFAPFLVKLDDFFYNRYPEGHATGEWAPWR, encoded by the coding sequence ATGGATGGAAAAATAAACCGCCGTGATTTTGTAAAAGGTGCGGGTATTGCATCTGCTGCCACCGTTGCCACTATCATGGCAACAGCTTCAACTGTATCCGCTGAGGAACTGGTTAATCCGAGTATCAAAGCTATGGATGAAATGGGAAGTGCCTCCCTTACCCGGGACCTGCCGGAAAGTTTTTACAAAAGAATTGAAAACAAGGACGGCTATATAGGTACTACCAGAGTTATTGCCCCTACTCAAAGACTTGATGCCCGTGAACATGGTTTTTCCCAGATAGTCCGGCGCGGCTCAACCGGTGACTGGTCAGGTGAACCCGGAGACTGGGGACCGGTGCTGTTTGCGGCTGTTCAGGAAAAAAAGAAACACGCAGCTGAAATTACCCCTTTGGAAGCGGCTGATTATACCTGGAGTAATGCTTTCCAGATTGCTATGGACAGGTGGCATATTACCCTTGAGCCGGGTCGGTATCAGCAGGCACCTATAGCCGCCACTAAGGTTGAGCTTTCTCCCGAAGAAATGACAGCCCGCATAAAGAAAATCTGCCGCTGGTTTGGCTGTGAGCAGGTGGGTATCTGCGAAGTAACTGAAGATATGAAACCTTTCTTCTACAGCGTTGGCAGAACCAAGGGTACTTATACCACCGGACATGCGAATTATGTAGATGAGGGCCGTGAAATACCCTGGCCGTATCCCTACAAATACTGCATTGTCATGGCTGACAAATGTGATACCGATACTCTAAGTGCCATGACCGGACCTCTGGTTGAGGCCAGTGCCAAAATAGCCTGTTCCCAATCGGACTTTGCTCCCCATTATCTGGAATCCATAATCCGCTCACTGGGACATGATGCTAAGGCCAATATCTTTAGCGATACTGATATTATGGATACCCCCTTTGCAGTCAAAGCCGGTCTGGGTGAACTGGGCAGGAGCGGCCTGGTGATTTCACCCTGGGGCGCCCAGATGAGAATCATGGAAGTCTTTACCAACTTGCCGCTGGTTCCGGATAAGCCCATAGATTTTGGCCTTCAGGAATTCTGCAAGGTCTGCAAGAAGTGTGCTGATAATTGTCCTGCCAGTGCTATTTCCATGGATGACGAACCCAGCGAAGTGGATACGGTAGTCAAGTCTATCCGCTGGTTCCAGGATGGCAAAAAATGTTTGTCCCAAAGGTTGGCTTATGGCTGTTCCAAGTGCCAGAGCGTCTGCCCCTGGTCTAAACCTGATACCCTGATTCACGAAATAGGGCGTATGGTAGGCCAGAACCCGGCCTTTGCCCCGTTCCTGGTTAAGCTGGATGACTTCTTCTATAACCGCTATCCTGAAGGGCATGCAACCGGTGAATGGGCTCCCTGGAGATAG
- a CDS encoding sensor histidine kinase: MFNSVGKLALDSAPVAVYWLNNRGEVVYSNKAFTKMTGYSAKELAQLDICQISSDFSRPQWESYWNRLKKSGANIRSAILLSKSGHKIPVNINDSYLRYSDTDYDCAFLNKADSEQITQVNTVTPQPHLKEIARQKTDEAVTFNKLIQTLIERQTLTEKALYESEKKFRTIFNKARDAIILWEWDAHKEGFKIIEVNDMACQRFEYTRQEMFGKYADFFQPNSKESKAKFLAGTKATVNKEDGATYELLHQSKSGKIMQNEVSGLRFELNGKPVILSVIRDISLRKEYEIKLKNMYEREKLLNTRLENESQKRAEFTRILVHELKTPLTPIIAASDMLIKMLPPDISHELASQINKGAEELNNRMNDLFDLVRGELGILSLNTESIDCTRLLGDIIEFIRPQAQAKNQTLEAGFQPNLPLIEVDPVRFKQIVMNILGNALKFTSQGGFIKMSVFQKGRCLVICIKDNGRGISKVKQRRLLTSYDDRLISRESSGGLGLGLALSKTFVDLHQGQITIHSKEGHGTTCDIILPIKQNGGS; the protein is encoded by the coding sequence ATGTTCAATTCTGTAGGCAAGTTAGCACTGGATAGCGCTCCGGTGGCCGTTTACTGGTTAAACAACCGGGGGGAAGTGGTGTATTCAAATAAAGCCTTCACCAAAATGACCGGTTACAGTGCCAAAGAACTGGCCCAGTTGGATATCTGCCAGATTTCTTCGGATTTCAGCCGCCCCCAGTGGGAAAGTTACTGGAACAGGCTGAAAAAGTCAGGCGCTAATATCAGGTCAGCCATTTTATTGTCAAAATCAGGCCATAAAATCCCGGTAAACATAAATGATTCATATTTAAGATATTCCGATACAGACTATGACTGTGCCTTTTTAAACAAGGCAGACAGTGAGCAGATTACTCAAGTTAATACCGTAACACCCCAGCCCCATCTCAAAGAGATTGCCAGACAAAAAACAGATGAGGCGGTTACCTTTAATAAACTTATACAGACCCTGATTGAAAGGCAAACCCTTACCGAAAAAGCTCTATACGAGAGCGAGAAAAAATTCCGCACCATATTTAATAAAGCCCGTGATGCCATAATCCTCTGGGAATGGGATGCCCATAAAGAAGGCTTTAAGATAATTGAAGTAAACGACATGGCCTGCCAGCGGTTTGAGTACACCCGGCAGGAAATGTTCGGTAAATATGCTGATTTTTTCCAGCCCAACTCCAAGGAGAGCAAAGCCAAGTTTCTGGCCGGAACCAAAGCCACTGTCAACAAGGAAGATGGAGCGACTTATGAACTCCTGCATCAGTCAAAGTCCGGCAAGATTATGCAAAACGAAGTAAGCGGACTGCGCTTTGAGTTAAATGGCAAACCGGTAATATTATCTGTTATCCGTGATATATCTTTACGCAAAGAATATGAAATAAAACTGAAAAATATGTACGAGCGGGAAAAGTTGCTCAATACCCGGCTGGAAAACGAATCTCAGAAACGGGCAGAATTCACCCGCATTCTGGTACATGAATTAAAAACTCCCCTTACTCCCATAATAGCCGCCAGTGATATGCTGATAAAAATGCTGCCGCCCGATATTTCGCATGAATTGGCCAGCCAGATAAATAAAGGGGCTGAAGAGCTTAACAACAGGATGAACGACCTGTTTGACCTGGTCAGGGGGGAGCTGGGCATACTTTCACTGAATACTGAAAGCATTGACTGCACCAGGTTATTGGGGGATATTATAGAATTCATACGCCCCCAGGCACAGGCTAAAAATCAAACTCTTGAAGCCGGTTTCCAACCGAACCTGCCGTTAATTGAGGTTGACCCGGTCAGGTTTAAACAAATTGTGATGAATATCTTGGGAAACGCCCTGAAATTTACTTCCCAGGGCGGCTTTATCAAAATGAGCGTATTCCAAAAAGGCCGCTGTCTGGTTATTTGTATAAAAGATAACGGCCGGGGAATTTCAAAAGTAAAACAGCGGCGCTTGCTGACCTCATATGACGACCGGCTAATTTCCAGGGAAAGTTCCGGGGGGCTTGGTTTGGGGCTGGCTCTATCTAAAACATTTGTAGACCTCCACCAGGGGCAGATTACTATACACAGCAAGGAAGGCCACGGTACCACCTGTGATATTATTTTACCCATAAAACAAAATGGCGGAAGTTGA
- a CDS encoding TerC family protein, which yields MSLTVLWIIFAVMVLCMLALDLGVFHRRAHEVKTKEALIWSGVWILLALIFGGLIYFSMGSEFGLNYLSGYIIELSLSVDNLFVFIMIFSYFCIKREYQHKVLFWGILGAIIMRAVFIAAGITLIENLSWVLYIFGAFLIYTGIRMVKDQNQEIHPDKNPLVNFVCRILPMTNKLHGDHFFIKENGRKLATPLILVLVTIEAMDLVFAIDSIPAVMAITLDPFIVFTSNIFAVMGLRAMYMALSGIIQKLHYLHYGLAAILSFLGIKMLISEFVHLPVALSLSVVAVILAVSVAASLLKPPKEIKPVEVPHPECPVDEGDK from the coding sequence TTGTCGCTGACTGTTTTGTGGATAATATTTGCCGTAATGGTGCTGTGTATGCTGGCACTGGACCTGGGCGTCTTTCACCGCCGTGCCCATGAAGTAAAAACTAAAGAAGCCCTTATCTGGAGCGGCGTCTGGATTTTGCTGGCCCTGATATTCGGCGGGCTTATATATTTCAGTATGGGCAGCGAATTCGGGCTTAATTACCTGAGCGGGTATATTATTGAGCTGTCCCTTTCGGTAGATAACCTGTTTGTGTTTATCATGATATTCTCGTACTTTTGTATTAAGCGGGAGTATCAGCACAAGGTTTTGTTCTGGGGTATTCTGGGGGCTATTATTATGCGGGCGGTTTTTATAGCGGCCGGCATTACCCTTATAGAAAACCTTAGCTGGGTACTGTATATATTCGGGGCTTTCCTTATCTATACCGGTATCCGCATGGTCAAAGACCAAAATCAGGAAATACACCCTGATAAGAACCCGCTGGTGAATTTTGTCTGCCGTATTTTGCCCATGACCAACAAACTGCACGGAGACCATTTCTTTATAAAAGAAAACGGCAGAAAACTGGCTACCCCCCTGATTCTGGTACTGGTTACCATAGAGGCTATGGATTTGGTTTTTGCCATAGATTCCATACCGGCGGTTATGGCTATTACGTTAGACCCGTTTATTGTCTTTACGTCTAACATCTTTGCGGTGATGGGCCTTAGGGCTATGTATATGGCTCTTTCGGGGATTATCCAAAAGCTGCATTATCTGCATTATGGTTTGGCTGCTATCTTGTCTTTTCTGGGTATTAAGATGCTTATCAGTGAATTTGTCCACCTGCCGGTGGCGCTTTCCTTAAGTGTGGTGGCGGTTATACTGGCGGTATCGGTTGCGGCGTCACTTCTTAAGCCGCCTAAGGAAATAAAGCCGGTTGAAGTACCTCACCCGGAGTGTCCGGTAGATGAGGGTGATAAGTAA
- a CDS encoding reductive dehalogenase yields the protein MSKFHSAVTRRDFMKGLGLAGAGIGTAAAVSPLYRDLDEMIGSKTAQWKRPWWVKELELEEPTTEIDWDMVERFDARYSAHSPAEVCRFVGLDEYNRVRALSNAKQDMLDNKPGSTLRDNALNIGAGTGQYMSGYKTDYVFPAAGTCCGSFSVYWTGQKGVATPESMGVPKWSGTPEENTQMVRAAMRFFGATDVSVGELNERTKKFVSTYPQGGDVKYLDNWPPPDTYIKKIVFEDVDQGYSTDTKYVIPNKPLYCITYTVPMSKDLFRTGPGSQLRSAANISRYRLRAAIDTCTKGFLTALGYQGLEEPYPCFPSQAGAVLDGLAKMGRNSNVCISPEYGSVHGYFDIITDLPMAPTHPIDAGIFRFCHTCHKCADECPAKCIDQGSEPTWDFPASMYKPEMPVDYHAPGKRLFWNDPIACQMYSNSVAGACGVCMATCTFNTNGASMIHDVVKATLAKTSLLNGFLWNADKAFGYGLVEGDEKEKFWEIGLPAYGFDTTVGSTVGGY from the coding sequence ATGAGTAAATTTCACAGTGCAGTAACTCGTCGTGATTTTATGAAAGGGCTTGGTTTAGCCGGAGCGGGTATTGGTACTGCGGCTGCCGTGTCCCCCTTGTATCGTGATCTAGATGAAATGATCGGTTCGAAAACCGCCCAGTGGAAACGTCCCTGGTGGGTAAAGGAACTCGAACTGGAAGAGCCTACCACTGAAATAGACTGGGATATGGTTGAGAGATTTGATGCCCGCTACTCAGCCCACTCACCAGCTGAAGTATGCCGCTTTGTAGGATTGGATGAGTATAACAGGGTGAGAGCCTTATCTAACGCCAAGCAGGATATGCTTGATAATAAGCCCGGTTCAACCCTGCGGGATAATGCTTTAAATATCGGAGCCGGTACCGGTCAGTATATGAGCGGTTATAAAACTGATTACGTTTTCCCGGCCGCCGGGACTTGCTGCGGTTCTTTCTCCGTATATTGGACCGGACAGAAAGGTGTTGCTACCCCGGAAAGCATGGGTGTACCTAAGTGGTCCGGTACGCCTGAAGAAAATACCCAGATGGTACGGGCTGCCATGCGCTTCTTCGGTGCTACCGACGTATCCGTAGGTGAACTGAACGAACGGACCAAGAAATTTGTTTCCACCTATCCCCAGGGCGGTGACGTCAAATATCTGGATAACTGGCCGCCTCCGGATACCTACATCAAGAAGATTGTCTTTGAAGATGTTGACCAGGGTTATTCCACTGATACCAAATATGTCATTCCCAATAAACCCCTCTACTGCATAACCTATACTGTACCCATGTCAAAAGACCTCTTCAGGACTGGCCCCGGTTCCCAGCTGCGCTCAGCGGCCAATATCAGCCGCTACCGCCTGCGGGCAGCCATTGATACCTGTACCAAAGGTTTCCTGACTGCTTTGGGTTATCAGGGTCTGGAAGAGCCGTATCCTTGCTTCCCGTCACAGGCCGGTGCTGTACTGGACGGCCTGGCTAAAATGGGACGCAACTCAAACGTCTGCATCAGCCCCGAATACGGCAGTGTTCACGGCTATTTTGATATCATAACCGACTTGCCTATGGCACCCACTCACCCCATAGATGCCGGTATATTCCGTTTCTGCCATACCTGCCACAAATGCGCTGATGAATGCCCTGCCAAATGTATTGACCAGGGTTCAGAACCGACCTGGGATTTCCCGGCCAGCATGTACAAACCCGAAATGCCGGTAGATTACCATGCCCCCGGCAAGCGTTTGTTCTGGAATGACCCCATCGCCTGCCAGATGTATTCAAACTCGGTGGCTGGTGCTTGCGGTGTCTGTATGGCTACCTGTACCTTCAATACCAACGGCGCTTCCATGATACATGATGTAGTCAAGGCTACTTTGGCCAAGACATCTCTGCTCAACGGCTTCCTCTGGAATGCTGATAAAGCTTTCGGCTACGGTTTGGTTGAGGGTGACGAGAAAGAGAAGTTCTGGGAGATTGGTCTGCCTGCTTACGGCTTTGATACTACAGTCGGCTCAACGGTGGGCGGTTACTAA
- a CDS encoding formate dehydrogenase accessory protein FdhE: protein MNTNRLERINSEIERYRAAQPELETILALYQKVFAIQESASSQEEPAPLISEEDAIAKLASGEYILKGIPLSPPAELFHQTGLKLGRTFTQTAGEKFPAPALLKLIESHPEGLSGFISALLADNLDYLAEFAQKTSFNPETLLFFVTNLVSPFLVAQAKYYQPQVDLLGWDKNTCPVCGSSPRYSRLDKDTGARRLFCSLCHTQWNYRRIKCAYCTNANTEKLRHFYSAVFPYQRADVCEKCKSYIKTTDERRLGRECLPEVEDAVSIHLDNIAQNEGYQPG from the coding sequence ATGAATACTAATCGGCTGGAGCGTATCAATTCGGAAATTGAAAGATACAGGGCCGCTCAGCCGGAACTGGAAACCATACTTGCCCTGTACCAGAAGGTTTTTGCAATTCAGGAGTCGGCTTCCTCGCAAGAGGAGCCGGCTCCCCTTATTTCAGAGGAAGATGCCATAGCCAAACTGGCATCCGGGGAATATATACTGAAAGGTATTCCGCTTAGCCCCCCTGCCGAACTTTTTCACCAGACAGGCCTTAAACTGGGACGCACCTTTACCCAAACCGCCGGAGAGAAATTCCCCGCTCCAGCCCTTCTTAAGCTGATAGAAAGCCATCCTGAAGGATTATCCGGCTTTATTTCCGCCCTGCTGGCAGACAATCTGGACTATCTGGCTGAGTTTGCCCAAAAAACCAGCTTCAATCCTGAAACCCTGCTGTTTTTTGTGACCAATCTGGTTTCGCCATTCCTGGTTGCCCAGGCCAAATATTACCAGCCGCAGGTAGACCTGCTGGGCTGGGATAAAAATACCTGCCCCGTTTGCGGCTCCAGCCCCCGCTACTCACGGCTGGACAAAGACACCGGTGCCCGCCGCCTTTTCTGCTCACTCTGCCATACCCAGTGGAATTACCGGCGGATAAAATGCGCCTACTGCACTAATGCTAACACTGAAAAACTCCGCCACTTTTACTCTGCTGTATTCCCCTACCAGCGGGCAGATGTCTGCGAAAAGTGTAAGTCATACATCAAGACCACTGACGAACGGCGGCTGGGACGTGAATGCCTGCCGGAAGTGGAAGACGCTGTTTCCATTCATCTGGATAACATCGCCCAGAACGAGGGCTACCAGCCCGGCTAG